A window from Dromaius novaehollandiae isolate bDroNov1 chromosome 1, bDroNov1.hap1, whole genome shotgun sequence encodes these proteins:
- the KCTD17 gene encoding BTB/POZ domain-containing protein KCTD17 isoform X1: protein MATAEREADELQVPASPGGQHLQQSLHAEGMRMRMEGREEMQGAAGLRCSWDIPPPASTQAKWVKLNVGGTIFLTTRQTLCREQKSFLCRLCQGEELQSDLDETGAYLIDRDPAYFGPILNFLRHGKLVLDKDMAEEGVLEEAEFYNIGPLIRIIKDRLEEKDYTVTQVPPKHVYRVLQCQEEELTQMVSTMSDGWQFEQLVNIGSSYNYGNEDQTEFLCVVSKELYSSPNGLSSEPSHKAKQIFQHGIVAESRGSWKVHLPLFLYSEAISLGPLLFPPPSNCFGRLA, encoded by the exons ATGGCTACTGCAGAAAGAGAGGCAGATGAACTACAGGTCCCAGCATCCCCTGGTGGGCAGCACCTGCAGCAGTCCCTGCACGCTGaggggatgaggatgaggatggagggcagggaggagatgcagggtgctgcagggctgcGCTGCTCCTGGGACATCCCGCCACCTGCCAGCACCCAAGCCAAGTGGGTGAAGCTCAATGTGGGGGGCACCATCTTCCTCACCACCAGGCAGACCCTGTGTCGGGAGCAGAAATCTTTCCTGTGTCGCTTGTGCCAGGGCGAGGAGCTGCAGTCGGACCTG GATGAGACCGGTGCATACTTAATAGACCGGGACCCCGCCTACTTTGGACCCATCCTGAATTTTCTCCGTCATGGGAAGCTGGTCCTGGATAAAGATATGGCTGAAGAAG ggGTCCTAGAAGAAGCTGAGTTCTATAACATCGGCCCTCTAATCCGAATAATCAAGGATAGACTGGAGGAGAAGGATTACACAGTAACTCAG GTGCCTCCTAAGCATGTCTACCGCGTGCTGCAGTGCCAGGAAGAGGAGCTCACTCAGATGGTTTCCACTATGTCAGATGGATGGCAGTTTGAGCAG CTTGTGAACATTGGTTCATCCTATAACTATGGGAATGAGGATCAGACAGAGTTCCTGTGTGTGGTCTCCAAAGAGCTGTACAGCTCTCCCAATGGCCTGAGCTCTGAGCCCAGCCATAAAGCCAAG caaatTTTCCAGCATGGGATTGTGGCTGAATCACGTGGTTCGTGGAAAGTTCATCTCCCCTTATTCCTCTACTCAGAAGCCATCAGCTTGGGACCTTTGctgttcccccctccctccaACTGTTTTGGACGGCTGGCCTAA
- the KCTD17 gene encoding BTB/POZ domain-containing protein KCTD17 isoform X2, which yields MATAEREADELQVPASPGGQHLQQSLHAEGMRMRMEGREEMQGAAGLRCSWDIPPPASTQAKWVKLNVGGTIFLTTRQTLCREQKSFLCRLCQGEELQSDLDETGAYLIDRDPAYFGPILNFLRHGKLVLDKDMAEEGVLEEAEFYNIGPLIRIIKDRLEEKDYTVTQVPPKHVYRVLQCQEEELTQMVSTMSDGWQFEQLVNIGSSYNYGNEDQTEFLCVVSKELYSSPNGLSSEPSHKAKSTEEDPEEEEQEVEEETEAEAQAEEKGAANP from the exons ATGGCTACTGCAGAAAGAGAGGCAGATGAACTACAGGTCCCAGCATCCCCTGGTGGGCAGCACCTGCAGCAGTCCCTGCACGCTGaggggatgaggatgaggatggagggcagggaggagatgcagggtgctgcagggctgcGCTGCTCCTGGGACATCCCGCCACCTGCCAGCACCCAAGCCAAGTGGGTGAAGCTCAATGTGGGGGGCACCATCTTCCTCACCACCAGGCAGACCCTGTGTCGGGAGCAGAAATCTTTCCTGTGTCGCTTGTGCCAGGGCGAGGAGCTGCAGTCGGACCTG GATGAGACCGGTGCATACTTAATAGACCGGGACCCCGCCTACTTTGGACCCATCCTGAATTTTCTCCGTCATGGGAAGCTGGTCCTGGATAAAGATATGGCTGAAGAAG ggGTCCTAGAAGAAGCTGAGTTCTATAACATCGGCCCTCTAATCCGAATAATCAAGGATAGACTGGAGGAGAAGGATTACACAGTAACTCAG GTGCCTCCTAAGCATGTCTACCGCGTGCTGCAGTGCCAGGAAGAGGAGCTCACTCAGATGGTTTCCACTATGTCAGATGGATGGCAGTTTGAGCAG CTTGTGAACATTGGTTCATCCTATAACTATGGGAATGAGGATCAGACAGAGTTCCTGTGTGTGGTCTCCAAAGAGCTGTACAGCTCTCCCAATGGCCTGAGCTCTGAGCCCAGCCATAAAGCCAAG AGCACAGAGGAGGACccagaggaggaagagcaggaggtggaggaggagacagaggcagaagcacaagcagaggagaaaggtGCAGCAAATCCATga